A window of Infirmifilum lucidum contains these coding sequences:
- a CDS encoding 50S ribosomal protein L37ae, translating into MGRRTKIAGRAGRFGARYGSTLRKKVATIEAKMKAKHRCPRCQTVGTLKRVSVGIWSCKKCGYTFAGGAYVPRTEAGRTFAPEELKALGLKG; encoded by the coding sequence ATGGGTAGGCGAACAAAAATCGCTGGCAGGGCTGGGAGGTTTGGTGCGCGCTACGGCTCTACACTCAGGAAAAAAGTGGCAACTATAGAGGCTAAAATGAAGGCTAAGCACAGGTGTCCTCGCTGCCAGACTGTTGGGACGCTTAAGAGGGTTAGTGTGGGCATATGGTCGTGCAAGAAGTGTGGGTACACTTTCGCAGGTGGCGCGTATGTGCCCAGGACAGAGGCCGGACGAACATTCGCTCCAGAGGAGCTCAAGGCATTAGGCCTGAAGGGCTAG